The DNA window AGGGCCTTGCCCTGCTGGCCGCAGCCCGCGACGCGTTCACCTCCGGCGTGCACACGGTCGGCATCGTGAGCGCCATCCTCTACGCCGGCCTGGCCGTCCTCGCACTGCGGGCGTTCCGGCACCTGCGGACCACGAAGAGCGCCGACCTACCCACCCCGGCGAAGGACCCGGAGGCCAACCCGGTCCCCGAAGCCACGTCGGCCACCACAGCCTGAGGCCGTCGACAATGGACCAGAGTGTTTTGGAAAGAAAGCCGCGAGACGGTGTCGGATCGGGGTAGGGCCGTTCGTAGCAAGAGTGAGCGGCCGTCCACCGGGCGCCACCGACGTCATTGGAGACTACCGAGATGCAGTACCTAATTTCTGTGATTGACGACGAGACCACCTCTCCCACCCCGGCCGAGCTGGCCGCCGCCGGCGCGTTCAACGACCGGCTCAAGACCGAGGGACACTTCGTCTTCGCCGGCGGCCTCGCAGCGCTGAGCACGGCCACCGTCATCGACAACCGGAACGGCGAACCGGTGTTCACCGACGGTCCCTTCCTGGAGTCAAAGGAGTACTTCGGCGGGCTCTGGATCATCGAGGCCCCCGACCTCGACGTGGCGATCAAGCTCGCTGCCGAGGGATCCAGGCAGTGCAACCGGCGGGTCGAGGTGCGGCCGTTCCACAGCGAGTGAACGCGATCGACGTCCGAGAGGCGATCACCCGCGCCCACCGCGAAGAGTGGGCCCGGGTGGTCGCCGTACTGACCCGACGTTTCGGTGACCTCGACATCGCCGAGGAGGCGGCCGCCGAGGCATTCGCCACCGCCGTCGAGCGGTGGCCCACCGTCGGCGTACCCCCCAATCCCGGCGCCTGGCTGACCACCACCGCCAGCCGCAAGGCCATCGACCGGATCCGGCGCGAGAACAAGCGCGACGAGAAGCAGAGGGAGGCTCACATGTTGTCCGCCGACAACCCGCCCGAGCCTCCCGGCGCCATCGACGACGAGCGGCTCCGGTTGCTCTTCACCTGCTGTCACCCGGCGCTTGCGATGGAGATCCGTGTGGCACTCACCCTGCGCATGGTCGGCGGTCTGACCGTGCCCGAGATCGCCCGTGCCTTCCTGGTGCAGGAGAGCACGATGGAGCGGCGGATCACCCGCGCGAAGGCCAAAATCAAGGCGGCTCGCATCCCCTATCGGGTGCCGTCCCCGGAGGATCTCCCGGCCCGCGTCTTCGGCGTCCTCGCCGTCCTGTTCCTCGTGTTCAACGAGGGCTACCTGGCGACCGGCTCGGACACCGACCCGATCCGTCAGGACCTGACCGCCGAGGCGATCCGGCTCACTCGCCTGCTCCGGGCCCTCATGCCGCAGGACGGCGAGGTGGCCGGGCTCCTCGCGTTGATGCTGTTCATCGAGGCCCGCCGCACCGCCCGCGTTTCGGCCAGCGGCGAACTGGTCACCCTCGACGAACAGGACCGAGCGACCTGGGACGCGACGCTTCTCGCCGAGGGGCATCAGCTGGTCCGCGAACGCCTCGCCGCCGCGGCCGCCGGGGTGGCCCCGGGGCGCTACCAGATCCTCGCGGCGATCAACGCCGTCCACACCTGCGTCCGCGACGCGCGCGACACCGACTGGGCGCAGGTCGTCACCCTCTACGACCAGCTCGTCCGCCTCGACCCCTCGCCGATCATCGCCCTCAACCGGGCCATCGCGGTCGCCGAGCTCGACGGCCCGCACGTGGCACTGGCAGCCGTCGAACGACTCGAGGACGAGCTGGCCGGCTACCACCCCTACCAGGCCACCCGCGCCGAACTCCTGCGCCGGCTGGGCCACAGCCAGCAGGCGCGCGCGGCCTACGACAAAGCCATCGGACTGGCCGGCAACACCGCCGAGATCGCCCACCTGAGGCGCCGCCGCGACCAGCTGGGATAGGGCGGCGGCGCTTCAGGTGGTCACCCTCGCGGCTTCACCACCGGCACCGCCTCTGCGGCAAAGGCCGGCCGGACGTCCGCCAGCAGCTTGGCGATCACCACTTCGTTCACCCAGGCCCCGCCGGTCCGGTGAGCGACACCCAGCCAATCCCCGATGTCCCATATCTCCCGGCAGGCGGCCAGGACGGGCAGGCCGGCCACCTCGCTCCGGCTCAGCGGACGGACCTGCTGGTAGCCGGTGAGGACCGCTGCCCAGCGTTCGCGATCCTCACCGGCGAGTCGGGCCCGCGATAGAGAGCGACCAGGTCGTACGCGCGTAGCCCGAACCCGCGGCAGCCGCTACCGCCACGCCACCGGGGAGACCCGGCCGCCGCTCCGGTTTGGCCCGCCCGCCCGCCGCCGCGAGCTTCGCCACTAGGAACTCTTCCGCCTCGCGCTCATTCCGATCGGTCAGATCGATCCACGTCAACCCGCCCAGCACACCCGGTAACTCACACGGCCGCACGATCACCGGGATCAACCGCCGCGACTCCCCGCGCGGATCGGCCCGGAACGCCATCTGCCACTCCACCGACCGATACGTCGAGGACGACAGATACGACGGGGAACACACCGCCAGGGTCCGGGCCGAATCCCGCACGGCCTCGTCCATCTTCGACACCCACGCCGTGCCCGGCACAAAATCCCAAACCTGCACCACCACCCGCAACCCGGCGTCTTCCAGCACCCAGGCGATCCACTCCGCCCACTTCCGGTCCGCCGACGTGTAAGACACGAACACGTCCCAGCCCGGCGCCACCCCCGACCCCATCCATACATCACAGTGTGTCAACCATCGACCACACCAGTACAGACTCCGCCGATCCGAGCCCGGGGAGAAATACACCAGCCAACCCGCCAAAGGAGCACCTACCCGAGCCGACCCGATGATCGCAGAGAAGCTGGCCATCGCCGAACCCACCAAACACCAAGCCAGCCAGCCCGTTCGACCAGCCACAGCCTCAACCGGCAACGGAAGACGGCAGCTCCATGCAGAGCCGCCGCCCCCAGGACGTCCGGACGGCCGAGCGCGTCAAGAGCAGCGGTCACAGGACAGGCCCCTCAGAGACAGGGCCCGGCCGAGTAGCGATCAGCTCTTGGCGCGCCAGGAACACCGCCGGCCAGAGACGACCAACCAACTGTGGACGAGCGCCGACCGGCGTTGCACGGTTGTGGCCGTTATCGGGGAGAGGAACGTGCAACGTTCAGGGGGCCGCGGAGGGCGGCCCACTGGAGAAGCATGATCGTCTTCGCGTCGGTGATCTCGCCGCTCTCGATCGCGGCGAGGGCCTCCTCGAACGGCAGCTCGACGACCTCGATGTCCTCGCCTTCCTGCGCGACCCCGCCGCCCGCCGACGTCCGGCTCTCCGCGCTGTACGGCGCCGCGTAGAAACTCAGCCGCTCGGTCACCGAGCCGGGGCTCATGTAGGCGTCGAAGACGTGCTCGACCTCGCCGATCGTGTGGCCGGTCTCCTCCGCGGCCTCGCGCCGGATCGCGGTCTCCGGGTCGTCGCCGTCCAGCAGTCCCGCCGCGGTCTCCAGCAGCATCCCGTCCGGATGACCGTTGACGTAGGCAGGGAAGCGGAACTGCCTGGTCAGCAGCACGGTCCGGCGCGAGACGTCGTAGAGCAGGATCGTCGCGCCGTTGCCTCGGTCGTACGTCTCGCGCGATTCGGTCGTCACCCGCCCGTCGCGGTGGCGATAGGTGAAGACGTTCCGGCGCAGCACGTACCAGCTCGACGAGAGCAGCTCCACGTCGAGAACCTCGACGTCGGGGTTGCGCCGCAGGTCCCGCCCGGTCAGGTGGAGCCCGGTCCGACCGCGGCCGTCGGGCACGTCGACTCCGGGCGTGCCGGTGGTTTCTGCTGGCATCGGCGTCATGTCCTGATCATCTCGCGTACTTGTGGGGCTTCTGTGCTCGGTGTCGGTTTTCAGACCTGCGTCGGAGGCCGACTCTTCTGTGGACGGTTCACGATCGGCTCCGGAGTGGTTACCTGGAAATCGGAAGCAACCGAGCATCCGGGCGGAGGGTGAGATGTCGGACGTCGACTGGAACGCGCTGCGGGACCAGTACCAGGCCGGATACGACACCGGGGTGGCGGAACTCCGGGCGGCGGCGTCCCGGTTCCGGCAGGCGGCCGAGCTGGACGGCCACGCTGATTCGAACGGCTTCGCCGATGGG is part of the Cryptosporangium minutisporangium genome and encodes:
- a CDS encoding RNA polymerase sigma factor, with protein sequence MNAIDVREAITRAHREEWARVVAVLTRRFGDLDIAEEAAAEAFATAVERWPTVGVPPNPGAWLTTTASRKAIDRIRRENKRDEKQREAHMLSADNPPEPPGAIDDERLRLLFTCCHPALAMEIRVALTLRMVGGLTVPEIARAFLVQESTMERRITRAKAKIKAARIPYRVPSPEDLPARVFGVLAVLFLVFNEGYLATGSDTDPIRQDLTAEAIRLTRLLRALMPQDGEVAGLLALMLFIEARRTARVSASGELVTLDEQDRATWDATLLAEGHQLVRERLAAAAAGVAPGRYQILAAINAVHTCVRDARDTDWAQVVTLYDQLVRLDPSPIIALNRAIAVAELDGPHVALAAVERLEDELAGYHPYQATRAELLRRLGHSQQARAAYDKAIGLAGNTAEIAHLRRRRDQLG
- a CDS encoding NUDIX domain-containing protein produces the protein MTPMPAETTGTPGVDVPDGRGRTGLHLTGRDLRRNPDVEVLDVELLSSSWYVLRRNVFTYRHRDGRVTTESRETYDRGNGATILLYDVSRRTVLLTRQFRFPAYVNGHPDGMLLETAAGLLDGDDPETAIRREAAEETGHTIGEVEHVFDAYMSPGSVTERLSFYAAPYSAESRTSAGGGVAQEGEDIEVVELPFEEALAAIESGEITDAKTIMLLQWAALRGPLNVARSSPR
- a CDS encoding toll/interleukin-1 receptor domain-containing protein — protein: MGSGVAPGWDVFVSYTSADRKWAEWIAWVLEDAGLRVVVQVWDFVPGTAWVSKMDEAVRDSARTLAVCSPSYLSSSTYRSVEWQMAFRADPRGESRRLIPVIVRPCELPGVLGGLTWIDLTDRNEREAEEFLVAKLAAAGGRAKPERRPGLPGGVAVAAAAGSGYARTTWSLSIAGPTRR
- a CDS encoding YciI family protein, with protein sequence MQYLISVIDDETTSPTPAELAAAGAFNDRLKTEGHFVFAGGLAALSTATVIDNRNGEPVFTDGPFLESKEYFGGLWIIEAPDLDVAIKLAAEGSRQCNRRVEVRPFHSE